In Fibrobacter sp. UWR2, the sequence GTCTGCGCTGTAGACCTTAAATTCGAGAGAGGGTTCTGCCACCAAGGCCAGGCGAATGCTCGGGAGGAGGGCGTAGGAAATACCCAAACCGAGTTCGAGTCCACCACCGAAGAGGTCGTCACCATAGTTGGTGCAAGCTTCGGTACCAGCGGCATCCGTACCGCAGATTTCGGTAGCATAGAGCATGCTAACGCCAAATCCCAGGTGGAAACCAAAAGTGAGCGGTTCATCAAAGAGGGAGCGTTCCTTTTCGTCACGGCTCGTCTTCTTGCTCTCGTCGTCCATGCTCTTGTACTCGACGTCAGAAGCCGGCTGTTCAGCGGCAGGCTCGCTGCTACCCACGTCGGTGGATTCTTCAGAGGCGCTAGCGGCTTCGGTGCCGTAATCGTCACCATAGTCGTAGTCATCCTGGGCAAACGCCATCGTGCCGACAAGGCTCATCGAGGCGAGGAACAGGAACCTCTTTTTCATATAGACTTCTCCTTGATTGTGTAGTTATTTGTTTATACAAAATATAGTTTTTTCGGTCACTTCAAGAAACTTTTCGTGAAATCGATTATTTCCTTGACTGCCTTCCGCGCAAAGTCGACCGTCATCTGGTCGGCCATCTCGCTGCAGGAACGGAGCGTGATTTCGGTATGCTTGCAGATAGGCTTGAAAGCGCGCGGGTCACCGGAGCAACCAGCCACGATTCCCGAAGACAATACGCCAACACGTACATCGGCCTTTTTCTTGATTTCGCCAGTCGCGAAGTCGAGAATCTGGATTGCACCGGATGTGGAGGCCTTCTTCGTAAGCGAGTCCGTAATGATGGTCGCATAGACGTTATCGTAATCGCTCACGTTGTAGCAGCGGCGCTTGCCGTTTTTCATAATCTCGCATTCCTGGTGGCTTCCGATCTTCACGCGGGCGGAATTTTCCTTCTCCTGCCGATCACGTTCCACCCCCTTCTCGTCGTCAGAGCAAACGTACTTCTCGATAGAGCCCGCTATGAGGAACTCCGCACTACGGAGCTTGCCCATCATGTCTTCGCCCTCGCTATTCTGGAAGTCGCCCGAAGAAGCGAGAGTCTGCTCCTCGAGGACGCGGTCGAGGTCAGCACGGGTCAGGAACTGGAGGAATTCAGAGGCTTCCCTGTTCTTCTGGAGTTCAGCAATCAGGGCGGCATCCATGCGGCCGCTGTAGTCGTTATTGAAGGGATCTACGGCCACGCGTATGGTTCCCCTCTTCTTGCATTCGGCATAGAGTTGCTTGGAATCCTCGTAATCGGCGTGGTAGGTGAACGCCTTACGGAAGTGTACTGCGGCTACCTGCTGGGCCGCCTTGCCACGCTCATTCATTTTCTCGAGGCCCGCGGCATAGTGCGATGCGGCGGCGCTATCACGAGCCACCTTGATATCGTTCGGGTCGACATCCACACTCAGCTTGAGTTTGTCGTTACGGCGGGCAATCAGCTTGAGCTGCTTTGCATATTCCGCCTTCCGTTCTTCCATATAGACAATCTTATCCCAGCGCTTGGGGTTCGGATCGTCGCGCTTCTTGAACATGGCAATCGTATCGTTCTTCGCCGCAATCACATCGTCGAAGGTCTTGTTCAGGAAGTCGATAGCGGGCTGGTAGTCGGGCTTGATTTTCAGAGCCTTGAGCGCTTCCTCAATAGCCTTGTCATCCTTGCCATTGTTGTAGGCGGCCTCGGCACGCTTGAAGGCATCGACGTGAGGGCCAGAAGCGGCACACGAAACCAGGACAAATGCCGTTGCTGCAATCGCAGTAAGCCAAACTTTTCTCATTACGCTAAAACTCCTTTGCGTTCAGTCCAAATTCTTATTTCAGGAATTCAAAGACGACCTTGCCGTCGATATCGTTCGGGCCTTCGAAAGACTTTTCGTCAAAGCCGGGCTTGTCGCCAACAGCCTCGAGAATCGCCATGCCGAGGTCGCTCTTGCTGCCCTTGAACGTAACGGCGTAGGTCACGATATCTTTCTTGGGCTGAGTCTGCGAATTGATGGTAACGACAGACTTGAGAGCCTTCTCGAACGGAATCTTCTGGCTACGGG encodes:
- a CDS encoding CsgG/HfaB family protein, translated to MRKVWLTAIAATAFVLVSCAASGPHVDAFKRAEAAYNNGKDDKAIEEALKALKIKPDYQPAIDFLNKTFDDVIAAKNDTIAMFKKRDDPNPKRWDKIVYMEERKAEYAKQLKLIARRNDKLKLSVDVDPNDIKVARDSAAASHYAAGLEKMNERGKAAQQVAAVHFRKAFTYHADYEDSKQLYAECKKRGTIRVAVDPFNNDYSGRMDAALIAELQKNREASEFLQFLTRADLDRVLEEQTLASSGDFQNSEGEDMMGKLRSAEFLIAGSIEKYVCSDDEKGVERDRQEKENSARVKIGSHQECEIMKNGKRRCYNVSDYDNVYATIITDSLTKKASTSGAIQILDFATGEIKKKADVRVGVLSSGIVAGCSGDPRAFKPICKHTEITLRSCSEMADQMTVDFARKAVKEIIDFTKSFLK